In Candidatus Hydrogenedens sp., the genomic stretch CCAGTCTTCAAATGCGTTGTAAATAGCTTGGATGGATTTATTCAAATCAGATTCATCTACACCGATTAAGATATTCATTTCAGAAGAACCCTGGTCAATAACACGGATATTCACCTGTGCTTGTGCAAGTGCAGAACATAATCTTGCAGCAACTCCAATATGATGGTTCATGCCCAAACCCACAGTAGCAATCATTGCAAGACCCTTTGTAATACTAACATCATCCGTATTACATCTTTTCTTAATTGCATCTACGATTAATTGCCCCTTGTTTCCCAATTCATTATTACGGATAATTACAGACATTGTGTCAATACCTGTTGGCATATGTTCCCAACGAACATCAAACTCATCAAGGACTGATAAAACTTTCAAACCAAAACCTCTTTCTTTATTCATAAAGGTCTTTTCAATATTAATCATACTAAACCCGCCCAAACCAGCAATTCCACACACAGGACCTTTGGGTAGTCTGCTTTTAACAATCATCGTGCCTGGATTATCAGGTTCATGTGTATTTTTAATATGTATGGGTGTGCCTGTTTCAAGAACAGGAAATATAGATTTATCATGTAAAACCGTTGCACCCATATAGGATAGTTCCCTTAATTCCTGATAGGTTATTTCCTCTATTCTTTTTGCATTAGGAACAATTTTAGGGTCAGCCATACGGAAACCATTAACATCCGTCCAATTTTCATATAGAATAGACTTACTTGCTCGGGCAACAATAGCACCTGTAATATCACTACCCCCTCTTGGAAATGTCTTTATACTACCATCAGGCATTGAACCGTAGAAGCCAGGAACGACAAAAAGCCCCGACCCTTGCAATTGTTCACCCAGAATATCGTATGTTTTTGTATCCAAAAAACCCGATTCGGTAAAGAAAATAGATTTTGCAGGTTCTACAAATGTTGCACCCAAATATTCCGCAATAATTTTTCCGTTTAGATATTCTCCTCTTGAGGCCATATAATCAGGTGTATCAAAGATACCTGCATTTCGGGCTATCTCATCTATTTCTTTATTTATATCAATGTTTAAAGAAAGTTCCGATACAATTGTATTAAACCGTTCTCTAATAATCTTTTCAGGTTCGGATGCATCCAAACCTTCATGGGCAATTTTATACCATAGATATAAGAGGTCTGTAATCTTTTTGTCATTAGGGTTTCTTTTCCCGGGAGCAGAAGGAACAATATATCTACGATTATTTGATGAAAGTATTATTTCTTTCACTTTTTTTATACAATTTGCATCTGCAAGTGATGTTCCACCAAATTTACATGTAATTGCACCCATAGTAATTCCTTTTTGTTTTTGTTAGTTATTATTACAATTAGGGAATTATATCACTAAAAATTCGTCTTAAATCGTTCCAACTCACCAACAGCAGAAGTAATATAATTATAACAAATCCCATTTGTTGAATTCGTTCTTGTATTTTAGGACTAAGCGGCCTTTTCATTAAAGATTCAATAGTCAATATAAAAACAAGACTACCGTCAAGTATTGGTATAGGTAGTAGATTCACAACAGCAAGATTTACACTTACCAGAGCCATTAAACCTAACAACCAATCTATCCCCATATTCGCCGCTTTTGATGTAGCATCAAAAATCATTATGGGTCCACCCAAAACTTTAGGACTAACCCTACCTACAATTAAACCCTTTAAAACAAGTATTGTCTGTCTTAAATCGTCATAACCTCTCTTAAATGCTTCGGGTATCCATTGCGAAACAGGATAGTTTACCTTTACTAATTTTTCTCCTAAGGCTACTCCTATCGCTTGCACAGGGTCTAATGTAACCTTTAAATTTAATGTGGAGGATTTTTCAAGAAGCCCGAATAAAACCGGTGGACGATATACATCTAATTCAATAGTTTCTCCTGCATGTTCTCTTTCAAATTGATGAAGTTTTTCAATGGTAAAATATTCTCCATTAATCCTTCTGATAACATCTTTTCTTCGCAAACCAGTCTTTTTTTGAATTTCCGATTCTATATCTACAACAATTAACCCTTTTTTATCTTCTTTGGAATTCGATGCTTCTACCAAACTAATTCCGCGTAATCTCCCAACTGTGGCGGGAACAACCTGTAAATTTTGTTTTTCTCCATTCCTTATAATCACAAGGGAAATAGGATGATTGGGTGGGGCTTTTTCTGTTAATTCTACAAAAGTTGTTCGGTCAACAGGAATTCCATTTGCAGAAAATATTATGTCTCCTTCTTTCAATCCAGCCTTTTCTGCAGGCATACCTTTGATAATTTCTT encodes the following:
- a CDS encoding aspartate kinase; amino-acid sequence: MGAITCKFGGTSLADANCIKKVKEIILSSNNRRYIVPSAPGKRNPNDKKITDLLYLWYKIAHEGLDASEPEKIIRERFNTIVSELSLNIDINKEIDEIARNAGIFDTPDYMASRGEYLNGKIIAEYLGATFVEPAKSIFFTESGFLDTKTYDILGEQLQGSGLFVVPGFYGSMPDGSIKTFPRGGSDITGAIVARASKSILYENWTDVNGFRMADPKIVPNAKRIEEITYQELRELSYMGATVLHDKSIFPVLETGTPIHIKNTHEPDNPGTMIVKSRLPKGPVCGIAGLGGFSMINIEKTFMNKERGFGLKVLSVLDEFDVRWEHMPTGIDTMSVIIRNNELGNKGQLIVDAIKKRCNTDDVSITKGLAMIATVGLGMNHHIGVAARLCSALAQAQVNIRVIDQGSSEMNILIGVDESDLNKSIQAIYNAFEDWS
- the rseP gene encoding RIP metalloprotease RseP — translated: MLFSIFVFIIVLSILIFVHELGHFVSAKLCNIYVDQFSIGMPPRLFGIKIGETDYCVGALPIGGYVKMAGQEDVPLDEKEREETYGHVPQERWFKFRPLWQRYIVIISGPFMNFVLAIIIYIILISKGTLMPEMEVNSKIGKVEENSPASHAPLFIYDETKNDRKDYTENPDEIGWKTGDRILSINGNTVRKFSDLFVNATLGGSSEEHKVVIEREYSDGTIKKYISFIKPEIIEGSELPRYGVGPFYSALLKEIIKGMPAEKAGLKEGDIIFSANGIPVDRTTFVELTEKAPPNHPISLVIIRNGEKQNLQVVPATVGRLRGISLVEASNSKEDKKGLIVVDIESEIQKKTGLRRKDVIRRINGEYFTIEKLHQFEREHAGETIELDVYRPPVLFGLLEKSSTLNLKVTLDPVQAIGVALGEKLVKVNYPVSQWIPEAFKRGYDDLRQTILVLKGLIVGRVSPKVLGGPIMIFDATSKAANMGIDWLLGLMALVSVNLAVVNLLPIPILDGSLVFILTIESLMKRPLSPKIQERIQQMGFVIIILLLLLVSWNDLRRIFSDIIP